From Candidatus Tisiphia endosymbiont of Melanophora roralis, a single genomic window includes:
- a CDS encoding patatin-like phospholipase family protein produces MKNVIVFLLILVVFTACTPRKQMQYSKKGSPLISANLCPLVTKNISILKNKKKAVRILSIDGGGVKGIIPARIVAEFENRSGKPASELFDLMVGTSTGGLVVLALATPNESGQPKYKASDILDLYMQKSKDIFYASMFRKIYTGFGLWGPKYDRSQYDKILIGLFGNTRMSQLINPTAVTSYNLDTDLPQVWTRKQALKDPNNDFLISDIAVASSAAPIFFAPKLLTNAYNNSSYQVDGGMFASNPELIAANLAYELDDTLTQKDIVLISLGTGLTKLGIESKDLCKSGVIGWVLKANLISGMMQAQGLYNAELGEFYGNSCRLQFELDKKTSAMDNASKANLLALLKSTEDYINANSDLIDQIISILLNTSPNY; encoded by the coding sequence ATGAAAAATGTCATAGTATTTTTACTTATATTAGTAGTATTTACTGCTTGTACTCCTAGAAAACAGATGCAATATAGCAAAAAAGGCTCTCCTTTAATTTCTGCCAACTTATGTCCTTTAGTAACAAAAAATATATCTATTCTTAAAAATAAGAAGAAAGCTGTTAGAATACTATCAATAGATGGCGGTGGGGTTAAGGGTATTATACCAGCACGTATTGTTGCAGAGTTTGAAAATCGAAGTGGTAAACCTGCCAGTGAGTTATTCGACCTTATGGTAGGTACTTCTACAGGTGGACTTGTGGTGTTAGCTCTCGCTACACCTAATGAATCAGGACAGCCAAAATATAAAGCTTCTGACATTTTAGATCTATATATGCAAAAGTCTAAAGATATTTTTTACGCTTCCATGTTTAGAAAAATATATACTGGTTTTGGTCTTTGGGGACCAAAATACGATCGGAGTCAATATGACAAGATATTAATAGGGCTTTTTGGTAATACTAGGATGAGCCAACTAATAAACCCTACGGCTGTTACTTCCTATAATTTGGATACTGATTTACCACAGGTGTGGACTAGAAAGCAGGCACTTAAAGACCCTAATAATGATTTTCTGATAAGTGATATTGCAGTAGCTAGCAGTGCTGCCCCTATATTCTTTGCACCAAAGCTTCTAACTAATGCGTATAATAACAGCAGTTATCAAGTAGATGGGGGTATGTTTGCCAGTAATCCTGAGTTGATAGCTGCTAATTTAGCTTATGAGCTAGATGATACACTAACTCAAAAAGATATCGTACTTATATCACTTGGTACAGGATTGACAAAACTAGGCATAGAGTCGAAAGATTTATGTAAATCAGGGGTTATTGGTTGGGTACTAAAAGCTAATTTGATTAGTGGAATGATGCAAGCTCAAGGTTTGTATAATGCTGAATTAGGGGAATTTTATGGTAATTCCTGCCGCCTACAATTTGAGCTTGATAAAAAGACAAGTGCTATGGATAATGCTTCTAAAGCCAATCTGCTTGCGTTATTAAAGTCAACTGAAGATTACATTAATGCTAACTCTGATCTTATCGACCAAATTATTAGTATATTACTAAATACATCACCAAACTATTAA
- a CDS encoding pyruvate dehydrogenase complex E1 component subunit beta: protein MLQTTVREALRAAMQEEMLRDDSIFIMGEEVAQYQGAYKITQGLLEQFGSKRVIDTPITEHGFTGVAIGAAFAGLRPIVEFMTFNFAMQAMDQIVNSAAKTHYMSGGTIKCPIVFRGPNGAASRVAAQHSHNYTACYSHIPGLKVVAPYSAEDHKGLLMTAIRDDNPVIFLENEILYGHSFEVPEIIEPIPFGQAKKLIEGDDVTIVTFSLQVKLALDAANSLYDSGINCEVIDLRTIKPLDIETILESVKKTNRLVVIEEGWFFAGVGATIASMVMNQAFDYLDAPIEIISGKDVPLPYAINLEKLALPTIEDVISAVKKVCYTR, encoded by the coding sequence ATGTTACAAACGACGGTACGGGAAGCCTTACGCGCAGCAATGCAAGAAGAAATGTTAAGAGATGATAGTATCTTTATTATGGGAGAAGAAGTTGCTCAGTACCAAGGAGCGTATAAGATAACCCAAGGGTTATTAGAGCAGTTTGGTTCAAAAAGGGTAATTGATACGCCAATAACAGAACATGGTTTTACTGGCGTGGCTATTGGAGCGGCATTTGCTGGGCTTCGTCCCATTGTTGAATTCATGACATTTAATTTTGCCATGCAAGCAATGGATCAAATAGTTAACTCTGCAGCTAAAACTCATTATATGTCTGGTGGAACTATTAAATGTCCAATAGTATTTCGTGGACCAAATGGGGCAGCAAGTCGAGTCGCTGCCCAACATAGTCACAATTATACAGCTTGTTATAGTCATATTCCGGGGCTTAAGGTAGTAGCTCCCTATAGTGCAGAAGATCACAAAGGGCTTCTAATGACTGCTATTCGTGACGATAACCCGGTTATTTTCCTAGAAAATGAAATTCTCTATGGTCATAGTTTTGAAGTCCCAGAAATAATAGAACCAATTCCATTTGGTCAGGCTAAGAAACTTATTGAAGGTGATGATGTCACAATAGTAACATTTTCTTTGCAGGTTAAGTTGGCCTTAGATGCAGCAAATAGCTTGTATGATAGTGGTATTAACTGTGAGGTAATCGACCTAAGAACTATCAAGCCCTTAGATATAGAAACTATATTAGAGTCGGTTAAAAAAACTAATCGGTTGGTTGTTATAGAAGAAGGCTGGTTTTTTGCAGGTGTTGGTGCAACTATAGCTAGTATGGTAATGAACCAAGCATTTGATTATCTAGATGCTCCTATAGAGATTATCTCAGGTAAGGATGTTCCTCTACCATATGCTATTAATCTAGAGAAATTAGCACTGCCAACTATAGAAGATGTTATTAGTGCTGTGAAGAAAGTGTGTTATACTAGGTAA
- the pdhA gene encoding pyruvate dehydrogenase (acetyl-transferring) E1 component subunit alpha — MIVFGKYKLNSPQYLESYRKMLLLRRFEEKCGQFYGMGLIGGFCHLYIGQEAIIAGVDLVKQAGDSTITSYRDHAHIISAGTEAKYVLAELMGKETGCSKGKGGSMHLFDVENKFYGGHGIVGAQVPIGTGLAFAEKYRNTNNVCFTFLGDGAVNQGQVYEAFNLAALWHLPVVYIIENNQYSMGTSVARSTFMTDLYKKGESCGITGFRLNGMSLESVYDYVRQAAEFVRNDGGPIILEMDAYRYRGHSMSDPGKYRSKEEVENYKEQDPLSQVKNIILAKKYASEEQLKEIEKEVKEVIAEAVEFSERSALPDEKELYTNIYVE; from the coding sequence ATGATTGTTTTTGGGAAATATAAATTAAATAGTCCTCAGTATCTTGAGTCTTACAGGAAGATGTTGTTGCTTAGAAGATTCGAAGAAAAATGTGGGCAGTTTTATGGTATGGGTCTAATAGGTGGGTTTTGTCACTTATATATTGGACAAGAAGCAATAATTGCTGGTGTGGATTTAGTAAAACAGGCTGGTGATAGTACTATTACCAGTTACAGGGATCATGCTCATATTATTTCAGCAGGGACTGAAGCAAAATACGTATTAGCAGAGCTGATGGGTAAAGAGACTGGTTGCTCGAAAGGCAAGGGTGGTTCAATGCATCTGTTTGACGTAGAAAACAAATTTTACGGTGGACATGGTATTGTAGGGGCTCAAGTGCCTATAGGTACTGGTCTAGCTTTTGCTGAGAAATATCGAAATACTAATAATGTATGTTTTACTTTCTTGGGAGATGGGGCAGTTAATCAAGGTCAAGTATATGAAGCTTTTAATTTAGCGGCGTTATGGCACTTACCTGTAGTTTATATTATTGAAAATAATCAATATTCAATGGGTACTTCAGTAGCTCGTTCTACCTTTATGACTGACCTGTACAAGAAAGGTGAGTCATGTGGTATTACGGGATTTAGACTAAATGGTATGTCGTTAGAGTCAGTTTATGATTATGTTCGGCAGGCTGCGGAGTTTGTTAGAAATGATGGTGGACCAATAATATTAGAAATGGATGCTTATCGTTACAGAGGACATTCAATGTCTGATCCAGGTAAATACCGTAGTAAGGAAGAAGTGGAAAACTATAAAGAACAAGACCCATTATCACAAGTGAAAAATATAATTTTGGCTAAAAAATATGCTAGTGAAGAGCAGTTAAAAGAAATTGAGAAAGAGGTTAAAGAGGTCATTGCAGAAGCAGTTGAGTTCTCAGAAAGATCAGCCTTACCGGATGAAAAAGAGCTATATACGAATATTTACGTTGAATGA
- a CDS encoding BON domain-containing protein, whose product MYRINFIIIILSFMLTGCLPAVFTAATTSTLAVAKDQSIAETIDDVKIATKIKASFIKNNFRELYTKIKVEVNQGRVLLTGIIDKKEDALKAVEIVWGEKGVREVINELIIDKKSDHFDLVQYTKDAMITSQIKARTFVNRDIKWVNYTIVTVNDIVYIFGIARSEEELEKVTSIASQINGVARVVCHVKIKETEENDNK is encoded by the coding sequence ATGTATAGAATTAACTTTATTATTATAATCTTATCTTTCATGCTTACAGGTTGTCTGCCAGCTGTTTTTACTGCAGCAACTACCTCTACTCTTGCAGTTGCAAAAGATCAATCAATTGCGGAGACAATTGATGACGTAAAAATAGCTACAAAAATCAAAGCTTCTTTTATAAAAAATAATTTCAGGGAATTATATACTAAGATTAAGGTTGAGGTAAATCAGGGTAGGGTACTACTGACTGGAATCATAGACAAAAAAGAAGATGCATTAAAAGCTGTAGAAATTGTGTGGGGTGAAAAAGGAGTTCGTGAAGTTATTAACGAACTAATAATAGATAAAAAAAGTGATCATTTTGACTTAGTGCAATATACTAAAGATGCTATGATTACTAGTCAGATCAAGGCTAGAACTTTTGTTAACCGAGATATAAAATGGGTAAATTATACCATTGTTACAGTGAATGATATAGTATATATATTTGGTATAGCAAGGTCTGAGGAAGAATTAGAAAAAGTTACTTCTATTGCTTCCCAGATTAATGGTGTGGCAAGGGTTGTCTGTCATGTTAAAATAAAAGAAACTGAAGAAAATGATAATAAATAA
- a CDS encoding GNAT family N-acetyltransferase — protein MVQINTKIKNTVKFQENILIRLAETTDISSFVALSYKKRRAYEKAQPQFWKYAGPESEESQKQWFKELLRLDDHIMLAAVYKEKVLGFIIGRLMLAPKVYNPGGLTLMIDDFCVESKHDWNFIGQKLIKEIKELAKTKNATQFLVVCGAYDEPKRNFLKSMGLTVASEWYVGRIM, from the coding sequence ATGGTACAAATTAATACCAAAATAAAGAATACAGTAAAGTTTCAGGAAAATATTTTAATCCGGCTTGCTGAAACTACTGACATTTCATCATTTGTCGCTCTGTCATATAAAAAGCGTCGTGCTTATGAAAAAGCTCAACCACAGTTCTGGAAATATGCTGGTCCTGAATCCGAGGAATCTCAAAAGCAATGGTTCAAAGAATTATTGAGGTTAGACGATCACATTATGTTGGCTGCAGTTTACAAAGAAAAAGTATTAGGTTTCATCATCGGTAGATTAATGTTAGCACCAAAAGTCTATAACCCGGGTGGACTAACGCTTATGATCGATGATTTCTGTGTGGAAAGTAAACACGATTGGAATTTTATTGGTCAGAAATTGATTAAGGAAATCAAGGAACTCGCAAAAACTAAAAATGCTACTCAGTTTCTTGTCGTTTGTGGTGCATATGACGAACCCAAACGTAATTTCCTTAAAAGCATGGGCTTAACTGTAGCTTCTGAATGGTATGTGGGAAGAATTATGTGA
- a CDS encoding GNAT family N-acetyltransferase, with protein sequence MNIHFEKANLSHKDTIFNWLKEPHVQEFWDNSQEHKDDILNFINGRIKPSSYADGLYTYWIGCIYNEPYCLVMTLQEKQEYSIPLLKKAYLSKHGHTYSMDYTIGNIAYFGKGLGAKTLEVFIDFIRSSYDSQADTFFIDPDVTNPRARHVYEKVGFKYIDDFIMEGEGVFAGRKTHFLVKRL encoded by the coding sequence ATGAATATTCATTTTGAAAAAGCTAACTTAAGTCATAAAGACACTATTTTTAACTGGTTAAAAGAACCCCATGTTCAAGAGTTTTGGGATAATAGCCAAGAACATAAAGATGATATTTTAAATTTCATCAACGGTCGTATAAAGCCTTCAAGCTACGCAGATGGTCTATACACATATTGGATTGGGTGTATCTATAACGAACCTTATTGCTTGGTCATGACACTACAAGAAAAGCAGGAATATTCTATACCACTACTGAAAAAAGCTTATCTTTCAAAACATGGTCACACCTATAGCATGGATTATACCATTGGTAATATAGCTTATTTTGGCAAAGGATTAGGGGCAAAGACTTTAGAAGTATTTATTGATTTTATTAGAAGTAGTTATGATAGCCAAGCTGATACTTTTTTTATCGATCCAGATGTCACAAATCCAAGGGCTAGACATGTTTATGAAAAGGTGGGATTTAAATATATCGATGATTTTATTATGGAAGGAGAGGGGGTATTTGCTGGACGCAAAACACATTTTTTAGTAAAGCGATTGTAA
- a CDS encoding class I SAM-dependent methyltransferase, which yields MSESKSLLKPNAWEAYYKEKFHKPAREFVVEFFKKVELVDNQKMRGTAIDLGAGVGHETFLLLEKGFNVIAIDKQKMAFDFMLIKYPEIVKYKDHFKTLISSFEELDSQELPNVDIIVASFSVPFCKPEYFKKFWSNIVNKIDSGGYFVGNTFDPEIVAFWKEDKKNMTFHTKEQTIDLFKEFNIISFKEVKITPKEDRKIDHYYEVIAKKK from the coding sequence ATGAGTGAATCAAAATCTCTTTTAAAGCCAAATGCATGGGAGGCTTATTACAAAGAAAAATTTCATAAACCAGCAAGAGAGTTTGTTGTTGAATTCTTTAAAAAAGTTGAATTAGTAGATAATCAAAAAATGCGAGGTACAGCCATTGATTTAGGGGCAGGAGTAGGACATGAAACATTTTTGTTATTAGAAAAAGGCTTCAATGTTATTGCAATAGACAAGCAAAAAATGGCTTTTGATTTTATGCTTATTAAATATCCAGAAATTGTTAAATATAAAGATCATTTTAAAACTTTAATATCTTCTTTTGAAGAGTTAGATTCTCAAGAATTACCAAATGTAGACATCATAGTTGCTAGCTTTTCTGTACCGTTTTGTAAACCTGAATATTTTAAAAAATTTTGGAGTAATATTGTAAATAAGATTGATTCAGGTGGTTATTTTGTTGGGAACACTTTTGATCCCGAAATTGTAGCTTTTTGGAAGGAGGATAAGAAAAATATGACTTTTCATACAAAAGAGCAAACAATTGATCTTTTTAAAGAGTTTAACATTATTAGTTTTAAAGAAGTGAAGATTACACCAAAAGAGGATAGGAAAATTGATCATTATTATGAAGTTATAGCCAAGAAAAAATAA
- a CDS encoding GNAT family N-acetyltransferase gives MGWVAWSKSQLFISDKTRFHIEGVVVDECYRGQAIGKRLMDFVENVAQQSSPSIVDLTSGLRRAKDGSHEFYKSLGDQNDGLMAKLYLRKEIE, from the coding sequence GTGGGGTGGGTTGCATGGTCTAAATCTCAACTTTTTATATCAGATAAAACAAGATTTCATATTGAAGGAGTTGTGGTTGATGAATGTTACCGAGGTCAAGCTATTGGAAAAAGATTGATGGATTTTGTAGAGAATGTTGCACAACAGTCTAGTCCAAGCATCGTTGATTTAACCTCTGGTCTTAGGCGTGCCAAGGATGGAAGTCATGAGTTTTATAAAAGCCTTGGTGATCAGAATGATGGTCTGATGGCAAAACTATATTTAAGGAAAGAAATTGAATGA
- a CDS encoding histidine phosphatase family protein: MTLPLKPFYFLRHGETDWNRQHVYMGSQDIPLNQTGENQAREASHILGKKDIKHIVTSPLIRAYRTAEIVNEKLKVDITIVPELAECCWGEYEGQSVDDNIWKRWRDGNTHQGAEYVNDFDKRVLCALNSTLSFQEPVLIVAHGGVYYAIQRLLGWPIIHLKNCSAIFHSPPIGQSQSWSICELS, translated from the coding sequence ATGACGCTTCCCTTAAAACCTTTTTATTTTTTACGTCATGGTGAAACAGATTGGAATAGACAGCATGTTTACATGGGTTCACAGGATATTCCTCTCAATCAAACTGGAGAAAACCAAGCACGGGAAGCTTCTCATATTCTTGGAAAAAAGGATATAAAGCATATTGTCACAAGCCCGCTTATAAGAGCATACAGGACTGCTGAGATCGTCAATGAAAAGCTAAAGGTTGATATTACAATTGTCCCGGAGTTAGCAGAATGTTGCTGGGGTGAATATGAAGGTCAATCCGTTGATGATAATATTTGGAAAAGATGGCGAGATGGCAATACTCACCAAGGAGCAGAATATGTAAATGATTTTGACAAGAGAGTTTTGTGTGCTTTAAATAGTACGCTCAGCTTTCAAGAGCCAGTTTTAATTGTTGCACATGGTGGAGTTTATTATGCTATCCAAAGACTTTTAGGATGGCCAATTATACATCTTAAAAATTGTTCTGCTATTTTTCACAGTCCACCAATCGGACAGAGTCAATCATGGTCTATATGTGAACTAAGTTAA
- a CDS encoding phosphotransferase-like protein, which yields MSKIIFLNGCGSAGKTSIARAIQYLSKDSWLTFGIDTFISMLPHSPDDKPDARYFTFVPGMNDRGPTMRVETKPKGEQLFGLMPDFANLLASRNNNLIIDEVLFEDACLKSYIKSLNGYIVYFVGVFCDLSVMQEREILRCDRAIGLSNDQIDRVHAGSLREYDLTVDTTSKSPFEIAKQILAFVEENPMPQGFMTMHERLQL from the coding sequence ATGAGTAAAATTATATTTTTAAATGGATGTGGTTCTGCTGGTAAAACATCTATCGCAAGAGCAATACAGTATTTAAGTAAGGATTCTTGGCTTACTTTTGGTATAGATACTTTTATTAGTATGTTGCCACATTCACCTGATGATAAACCTGATGCTAGATATTTTACCTTTGTTCCGGGGATGAATGATCGTGGTCCAACCATGCGTGTTGAAACTAAGCCAAAGGGTGAGCAGCTCTTTGGTCTCATGCCGGATTTTGCCAATCTACTTGCAAGTCGTAATAATAACCTTATCATTGATGAAGTCTTATTTGAAGATGCTTGCCTCAAATCTTATATAAAAAGCTTGAATGGCTATATTGTCTATTTTGTCGGAGTTTTTTGTGATCTTTCAGTGATGCAGGAGCGAGAAATTTTACGCTGTGATCGTGCTATAGGTTTATCGAATGACCAAATAGATAGAGTCCACGCAGGTAGCCTGCGAGAATATGATTTAACAGTTGATACCACGAGCAAGTCACCTTTTGAGATTGCCAAGCAAATTCTAGCTTTTGTAGAGGAGAATCCTATGCCACAAGGTTTTATGACTATGCATGAGAGATTACAGTTATGA
- a CDS encoding YgfZ/GcvT domain-containing protein, giving the protein MHEILTNRAIIEVAGDDAMNFLHNLTTNDIKNNNYCYSYALSNQGRYLFDFFVLKLSATRLFIDINVNQSDLFKNHLVRYKLRAKIEVNDLSNIYQVIYSKQQLEFNGYKDPRYDQLGFRSIVSKDIPITAGTLGLYLQDKYNFAIVDGYDDLIFNRSIPVEYGCEELNAVSYIKGCYIGQEVISRTKYQGVVRKKIFKLSVNIDSINTGSSDIAKDDEIIANNIKIGTICSIYQNMAIALIREDDYYSLQNTAITVKNLPVSLVVPPWRSCTYE; this is encoded by the coding sequence ATGCATGAAATATTAACAAATAGAGCAATTATTGAAGTTGCTGGTGATGATGCAATGAATTTTTTGCATAATTTGACAACTAATGATATAAAAAATAATAATTATTGTTATAGTTATGCTCTAAGTAATCAAGGAAGGTATTTATTTGATTTTTTTGTATTAAAACTATCAGCAACAAGACTTTTTATTGATATAAATGTTAATCAGTCTGATTTATTTAAAAATCACTTAGTGCGGTATAAATTACGTGCTAAAATTGAAGTGAACGACTTATCTAATATCTATCAGGTTATTTACTCAAAACAACAGCTGGAATTTAATGGATACAAAGACCCTCGTTATGATCAACTCGGTTTCCGTTCTATTGTTAGTAAAGATATACCAATAACTGCAGGAACACTAGGACTATACCTGCAAGATAAATATAATTTTGCCATAGTCGATGGGTATGATGATCTAATTTTCAACAGATCCATTCCGGTTGAATATGGCTGTGAGGAATTAAACGCTGTAAGTTATATCAAAGGTTGCTATATTGGACAGGAAGTTATTTCAAGAACAAAATACCAAGGAGTAGTAAGGAAAAAAATATTTAAATTATCCGTTAACATAGATTCCATTAATACAGGCAGTTCAGATATAGCAAAAGATGATGAGATTATTGCCAATAATATAAAAATTGGTACAATATGTTCGATTTATCAGAACATGGCAATAGCTTTAATTAGAGAGGATGATTATTATTCATTACAAAATACAGCTATTACTGTAAAAAACTTACCTGTTTCTTTGGTTGTTCCACCTTGGAGGAGCTGTACATATGAGTAA
- a CDS encoding RMD1 family protein, with protein MNDLVINLNKIGLEPKHFDDVLYIQKEQVKNLDPIDVFFFPFGCVTIWGAEESQEKMILEDIVTLQANQTDEIMSDFIYFDYDETTGKTFIDEEKNQIILADKSTFIKLSISHALAQSVKLSVLEKSVSNLIVKTTPIQQELASTGSVSLSKKEISQQIGILFNERYSINLHSDILDTPEFFWRRPSYEPLYLMTAEFQDIQIRQDILNHRLNMIHELYNILSNDLNYKHSTRLEWIIIILITIEVVLSLIHDKLFFKIIGYLLNKI; from the coding sequence ATGAATGACTTAGTAATAAATCTCAATAAGATTGGTCTTGAACCTAAACACTTCGATGATGTACTATATATTCAAAAAGAACAAGTAAAAAACTTAGACCCTATAGATGTTTTCTTTTTCCCATTTGGCTGTGTTACTATATGGGGAGCTGAAGAAAGCCAAGAAAAAATGATTCTAGAAGACATAGTAACTCTGCAAGCTAATCAAACTGACGAGATAATGTCTGACTTTATCTATTTTGATTATGATGAAACTACAGGTAAAACCTTTATAGATGAAGAAAAAAACCAAATCATTCTAGCAGATAAATCAACTTTTATAAAATTATCTATATCGCATGCTTTAGCTCAGTCAGTTAAGCTTAGTGTACTAGAAAAATCAGTAAGTAATTTAATTGTAAAAACAACGCCAATTCAACAAGAACTAGCCAGCACTGGCAGTGTATCACTTTCAAAAAAGGAAATATCTCAACAAATTGGCATATTATTTAACGAACGATATTCTATTAATTTACACAGCGATATACTAGATACTCCTGAATTTTTTTGGCGTCGTCCTAGTTATGAACCTTTATACTTAATGACTGCAGAGTTTCAAGATATTCAAATTCGTCAGGATATTCTTAACCATCGACTGAACATGATCCATGAACTCTACAATATTTTGTCAAATGACTTAAACTATAAACACTCAACTAGACTTGAATGGATCATTATAATATTAATTACCATAGAAGTAGTACTATCCCTTATTCACGATAAACTCTTTTTCAAAATAATTGGTTATCTTCTGAATAAAATTTAA
- the der gene encoding ribosome biogenesis GTPase Der gives MHKKIVAIIGRPNVGKSTLFNRLAIRKKAIVHDRPGVTRDRKYADAQIGPFDFTVIDTPGLEEAECAKLEYRMMQQTVEAILEADLLCLMVDGKDGVLPEDKFFANFIRRYDKKSVLIVNKCEGRFDFAKEYYKLGFDNVVPISAEHGVGMADLHDAITEKLGDEELEEELIDPIKADYIQIVVSGRPNAGKSTFINSIINNERLLTGSEAGITRESIEIDWLYNDNKFKLIDTAGLRKKGAISKSLEKLSASDTINSIKFANTVILMVDARMNLEQQDLNIASYVIEQGRSLLIVVNKWDLIEGKNKDKFKEEFLYKMETNLPQVKGVPIIFISALKKQNINMVLDEAIKIYTLWNKKIATSKLNNWLGFALEQHPLPLQKGGRRVRIKYMTQTKTRPPTFKLFSNNPEKITDSYTRYLVNNLREAFNLPGVPIRFTYTKTENPYVTR, from the coding sequence ATGCATAAAAAAATTGTGGCGATTATTGGTAGACCCAATGTAGGGAAGTCTACGCTCTTTAATCGTTTGGCTATCAGGAAAAAGGCTATCGTGCATGACCGCCCTGGGGTAACACGTGATCGAAAATACGCTGATGCCCAAATTGGTCCATTTGATTTTACGGTAATTGATACTCCTGGTTTAGAAGAAGCAGAATGTGCGAAATTAGAATATAGAATGATGCAACAGACTGTAGAAGCCATTCTAGAAGCAGACTTGCTATGCCTTATGGTGGATGGTAAGGATGGCGTATTACCGGAAGATAAGTTTTTTGCTAATTTTATCAGAAGATATGATAAAAAATCTGTGTTGATTGTCAATAAATGTGAAGGACGGTTTGATTTTGCTAAAGAATACTACAAGCTTGGTTTTGATAATGTAGTGCCAATTTCTGCAGAACATGGTGTTGGTATGGCAGATTTACACGATGCAATAACTGAGAAATTAGGGGATGAGGAACTAGAGGAAGAATTAATCGACCCAATAAAGGCTGACTATATACAAATAGTGGTGAGTGGTAGACCAAATGCAGGAAAATCTACGTTTATTAATAGTATTATTAATAATGAAAGATTGTTAACAGGGTCTGAAGCCGGTATAACAAGGGAATCTATAGAAATTGATTGGCTATATAATGATAATAAATTTAAATTAATTGATACGGCTGGTCTAAGAAAAAAGGGAGCTATTAGCAAGTCCTTAGAAAAATTATCAGCTTCTGATACTATTAATAGTATTAAGTTTGCTAATACTGTTATTCTGATGGTTGATGCACGAATGAATTTAGAGCAACAAGATTTGAATATTGCCAGTTATGTTATAGAGCAGGGCAGAAGCCTGCTCATAGTAGTTAATAAGTGGGATTTAATTGAAGGGAAAAATAAAGATAAATTTAAGGAAGAATTTCTTTATAAGATGGAAACCAATCTACCGCAAGTTAAAGGAGTACCGATAATATTCATATCAGCCTTAAAAAAGCAGAATATTAATATGGTACTAGATGAGGCTATAAAAATTTATACTTTATGGAATAAAAAAATTGCTACCAGTAAACTGAATAATTGGTTGGGTTTTGCACTCGAGCAACATCCACTGCCCTTACAAAAAGGTGGTAGACGTGTTAGAATTAAATATATGACCCAAACAAAAACTCGCCCACCAACTTTTAAACTATTCTCTAATAATCCTGAAAAAATCACGGATAGTTATACTAGATACCTTGTAAACAACTTGCGGGAAGCTTTTAATTTACCCGGTGTGCCAATAAGATTTACTTATACTAAAACTGAGAATCCATATGTAACTCGATAA